A part of Thermovirga sp. genomic DNA contains:
- a CDS encoding endonuclease, translated as MLIALDPGTDKFGWALSSDSGDLLLSGLSAVGELEAWAGAVLRGDLFYLEERALEKAPGEDGRAFPDFVIVGSGTGSAECIKKLVSSGLRVEKVSEEFSTERGRELYWLIHPPRGLRRLLPKGLLVPPRTIDDLAAWSLILQYLGRGRDHFRV; from the coding sequence ATGCTCATCGCGCTGGACCCGGGGACCGACAAGTTCGGATGGGCCCTTTCGAGCGACTCGGGCGACCTGCTCCTCTCCGGTCTCTCCGCGGTAGGTGAGCTCGAAGCCTGGGCCGGCGCCGTCCTGCGAGGGGACTTGTTCTACCTTGAAGAAAGGGCGCTTGAAAAGGCTCCCGGCGAAGACGGCCGGGCCTTCCCCGATTTCGTCATCGTCGGTTCCGGTACCGGAAGTGCCGAATGCATAAAAAAGCTGGTTTCTTCGGGGCTTAGGGTTGAAAAGGTATCCGAAGAATTCTCAACGGAAAGAGGAAGGGAGCTCTACTGGCTTATCCATCCCCCGAGGGGACTGAGGCGCCTCCTTCCCAAAGGGCTGCTGGTTCCTCCCCGAACTATTGACGACTTGGCCGCATGGAGCCTGATCCTCCAATATCTTGGCCGCGGTAGGGATCACTTTCGGGTGTGA